In the genome of Hymenobacter cellulosivorans, one region contains:
- the tamL gene encoding translocation and assembly module lipoprotein TamL yields MKPYSLFTNRPERLIIKWTTGAVLVSVLLLLAGCSPLRLLGPKQKLLSRIRLEGVKEADAERIEALYQQKPNSRFPLPKLTIYQLGNRFYNKPRLETKLQRIRTEFDERMQAARPDSVKVGKLLARREKRTRRLQLALDKGNAIMRLGEPPVIYDSALTAKTVQQIATFLKSEGFFRSRVTATDTVVDRHFSIGHLFAAPDTVHNRRVTVTYRVTENQPFHYTQLDYDIADSAVARVVMAGQPASLLRINDRYNEAVIGQERSRLETLLKNAGYFDFRQQYISLEADTSFAPTTVRLRTIISNPGPGEQHQVYTVRRVRFITDAGTVRFGVKRDTLVRDSVYYLAFRQRFSTKILDRKLTVRPGDRYSLQNTLLTQRQLTDLDMFRFNTVNYNKIRPTNGDSISGRGQLIATVNASPTKKYQETTEFGGTYVAGLPGPFINFRLKVRNILGGAEVLEIGLRSGFEGQLSRLGLENKSVLTTQLGGNVNLIIPQFLVPWNTNRFLTRYNPKTRISASYTYVNRPEYTRTNLEASYDYIWQRSAFHQYVLTPIDLSVIYTPTISDRFSADLEKLRVTQGSPLFRSFTNLFVPSINATSLYNSNDFTQTRDARYLRLFAEVGGLTRSLYQDKLKLSVYDFVRLSADYRRYHKLGPHSFFVYRLNTGVAHALTKTDGQYTIPYDKYFFAGGSSSVRAWRPRRLGTGTYTTYKLNDDGTNQIDKTTGLPVRDYDLEQPGEVLIEGNLEYRFPLYSFINGALFTDFGNVWTLQDQGTRQDAVFRPSQFYRQFAVGSGIGIRFDFTFLILRLDIATKVYDPTAPGNKFVLPNFRLAKSPNQTAFNLGIGYPF; encoded by the coding sequence TTGAAACCATATTCGCTGTTTACTAACCGCCCCGAGCGGCTTATTATAAAATGGACAACCGGCGCAGTGCTGGTCAGCGTGCTGTTGCTGCTGGCGGGCTGCTCGCCGCTGCGGCTGCTGGGTCCCAAGCAGAAGCTGCTCAGTCGCATCCGGCTGGAAGGCGTCAAGGAGGCCGATGCCGAGCGCATCGAGGCGCTGTATCAGCAGAAGCCCAACAGCCGCTTTCCGCTGCCAAAGCTAACAATCTACCAGCTGGGAAACCGCTTTTACAACAAGCCCCGGCTCGAAACCAAGCTCCAGCGCATCCGCACCGAGTTTGATGAGCGCATGCAGGCCGCCCGCCCCGACTCGGTGAAAGTGGGTAAGCTGCTGGCCCGGCGCGAGAAGCGCACCCGCCGCCTACAGCTGGCCCTCGACAAGGGCAACGCCATTATGCGCCTGGGCGAACCGCCGGTGATTTACGACTCGGCCCTGACGGCCAAGACCGTGCAGCAGATTGCCACGTTTCTCAAATCCGAGGGCTTTTTCCGCAGCCGCGTCACGGCCACCGACACGGTAGTCGACCGTCACTTTTCGATAGGCCACCTGTTTGCCGCTCCCGATACGGTGCACAACCGCCGCGTAACGGTAACGTACCGCGTAACCGAAAACCAGCCGTTTCACTACACCCAGCTCGATTACGACATTGCCGATTCGGCCGTGGCGCGAGTAGTCATGGCCGGGCAGCCGGCCTCGCTGCTGCGCATCAATGACCGCTACAACGAGGCCGTTATCGGCCAGGAGCGCAGCCGCCTGGAAACCTTGCTCAAAAACGCGGGCTACTTCGACTTTCGCCAGCAGTACATTTCCCTGGAAGCCGATACCAGCTTTGCGCCTACTACCGTGCGCCTGCGCACCATCATTTCTAACCCCGGCCCCGGCGAACAGCACCAGGTATACACCGTGCGGCGGGTACGCTTTATTACGGATGCCGGCACGGTGCGCTTCGGCGTGAAGCGCGACACGCTGGTGCGTGACTCGGTGTACTACCTGGCCTTCAGGCAGCGCTTCAGCACCAAGATTCTGGACCGCAAGCTCACCGTGCGCCCCGGCGACCGGTACAGCCTACAAAACACGCTGCTAACCCAGCGCCAGCTCACCGACCTGGACATGTTCCGGTTCAACACGGTGAATTACAATAAGATCCGCCCCACCAACGGCGACAGTATCAGCGGCCGGGGCCAGCTCATTGCCACCGTGAATGCCTCACCGACCAAGAAGTACCAGGAAACCACCGAGTTTGGGGGTACGTACGTGGCCGGCCTGCCGGGGCCGTTTATCAACTTCCGGCTGAAAGTGCGCAACATTCTGGGCGGGGCCGAAGTGCTGGAAATTGGTTTGCGCTCTGGCTTCGAAGGCCAGCTGAGCCGCCTGGGCCTCGAAAACAAAAGCGTGCTGACCACCCAGCTCGGGGGCAACGTCAACCTGATTATTCCGCAGTTTCTGGTGCCCTGGAACACGAACCGCTTCCTGACGCGCTACAACCCCAAGACCCGCATCAGCGCCAGCTACACCTACGTCAACCGGCCCGAATACACCCGCACCAACCTGGAGGCCTCCTACGACTATATCTGGCAGCGCTCTGCTTTTCACCAGTACGTGCTTACGCCCATCGACCTGAGCGTTATTTACACCCCGACGATCAGTGACCGGTTTTCCGCCGACCTGGAAAAGCTGCGCGTGACGCAGGGCTCGCCGCTGTTCCGCAGCTTTACTAACCTGTTTGTGCCCAGCATCAACGCCACCTCGCTCTACAACTCCAACGATTTCACGCAGACCCGCGACGCGCGCTACCTGCGCCTGTTTGCCGAGGTCGGCGGCCTGACCCGCTCCCTGTACCAGGACAAGCTCAAGCTCAGCGTCTACGACTTTGTCCGGCTCAGTGCCGACTACCGTCGCTACCACAAGCTGGGGCCCCACTCCTTTTTCGTGTACCGCCTCAACACCGGCGTGGCGCATGCTTTGACCAAAACCGACGGCCAGTACACGATTCCCTACGACAAGTACTTCTTTGCCGGCGGCAGCTCCAGCGTGCGGGCCTGGCGGCCGCGGCGCCTGGGCACAGGCACCTACACCACCTACAAGCTCAACGACGACGGCACCAACCAAATCGACAAGACGACCGGCCTGCCCGTGCGCGACTACGACCTGGAGCAGCCCGGCGAAGTGCTGATTGAAGGCAACCTGGAATACCGCTTTCCGCTTTACAGCTTCATCAACGGGGCCTTGTTTACCGATTTTGGCAACGTCTGGACCCTGCAGGACCAGGGCACCCGGCAGGATGCGGTTTTCCGTCCCAGCCAGTTTTACCGCCAGTTTGCTGTGGGCTCGGGTATTGGTATCCGCTTCGATTTCACCTTCCTCATCCTGCGCCTCGACATAGCCACCAAGGTCTACGACCCGACCGCACCAGGCAACAAGTTTGTACTGCCCAACTTCCGCCTTGCCAAATCCCCCAACCAAACCGCCTTCAACCTCGGCATCGGCTATCCATTCTAA
- a CDS encoding phosphodiester glycosidase family protein produces the protein MLGGLATAALTPSSCAPADSDYVSYQVNLQKQDLRLYWKDETNRPLQSLQRLTAWLSGRGHRVVFAMNAGMFRPDYSPQGLFVEDGRVVAPLDTTSGAGNFYLKPNGVFYTTVDQHAVVCPTASFRYFRRILYATQSGPMLVVRGQIHPAFTPGSSNRQIRNGVGILPNGHVLLAMSKHKVSLYEFADYFRRQGCRNALYLDGFVSRTYAPGQQWVQTDGNFGVMLAVSE, from the coding sequence ATGCTAGGCGGACTTGCCACTGCAGCGCTGACCCCGAGCAGCTGCGCGCCGGCCGATTCGGATTATGTAAGCTACCAAGTCAATTTGCAGAAGCAGGACCTGCGGCTGTACTGGAAGGATGAAACAAATCGGCCCCTGCAAAGCCTGCAGCGCCTGACGGCCTGGCTTAGTGGGCGCGGGCACCGGGTGGTTTTCGCCATGAATGCCGGCATGTTTCGGCCCGATTACTCGCCCCAGGGCCTGTTTGTTGAGGATGGCCGGGTGGTTGCGCCGCTGGATACAACTTCGGGGGCGGGCAACTTCTACCTCAAACCCAACGGCGTGTTTTACACGACCGTGGACCAGCACGCGGTGGTGTGCCCCACTGCGAGCTTCCGGTATTTTCGCCGCATCCTGTACGCTACGCAGTCGGGGCCGATGCTGGTGGTGCGGGGCCAGATTCATCCGGCTTTTACGCCCGGCTCCAGCAACCGGCAGATTCGCAACGGGGTGGGAATTTTACCCAACGGCCACGTGCTGCTAGCCATGTCGAAGCATAAAGTGAGCCTCTACGAGTTTGCCGACTACTTCCGCCGCCAGGGCTGCCGCAACGCGCTTTACCTCGACGGCTTCGTGTCGCGCACATATGCGCCCGGCCAGCAGTGGGTCCAAACCGACGGCAACTTTGGGGTGATGCTGGCAGTGAGTGAGTAG
- a CDS encoding TrmH family RNA methyltransferase, with protein MVSKAVAKYVHALHLKKYRLRHNAFLVEGGKSVAELLRSGLLTERVFLTAEFAAKIPTLPAKVPVEIVTEEELTKLGTLSNNTTALAIARLPEETPLQPAPDKLLLALDEVRDPGNLGTLIRLADWYGLQGVVCSESCADPWAPKTIAATMGSFARVPVWQRELPEWLDSLPAALPRYGAHLEGDNVHRLTLRPGGVLIMGSESHGPRPEVLDRLTQRLFIPGAGGAESLNVAVSAAILLDNFHRAM; from the coding sequence ATGGTTTCAAAAGCAGTAGCGAAATACGTGCACGCGCTGCACCTGAAGAAATACCGGCTCCGCCACAACGCCTTTTTGGTGGAAGGCGGCAAAAGTGTGGCCGAGCTGTTACGTTCCGGGCTCTTAACGGAGCGGGTGTTCCTGACGGCTGAGTTTGCCGCAAAAATCCCGACCCTACCTGCGAAGGTACCGGTTGAAATCGTCACGGAGGAAGAATTAACCAAACTCGGTACGCTCTCCAACAATACCACGGCCCTGGCTATTGCCCGCCTGCCCGAAGAAACGCCCCTGCAGCCCGCCCCCGATAAGCTACTGCTGGCCCTGGACGAAGTGCGCGACCCGGGCAACCTGGGCACCCTCATCCGCCTGGCCGACTGGTACGGGCTGCAGGGCGTGGTCTGCTCCGAGTCGTGCGCCGACCCGTGGGCACCCAAGACCATTGCCGCCACCATGGGCTCGTTTGCCCGGGTACCGGTGTGGCAGCGCGAGCTGCCCGAGTGGCTTGACTCGTTGCCCGCCGCGCTGCCCCGCTACGGGGCTCACCTCGAAGGCGACAATGTGCACCGGCTCACGCTGCGCCCCGGCGGCGTGCTCATTATGGGCAGCGAGTCGCACGGGCCGCGGCCTGAGGTGCTGGACCGCCTGACCCAGCGCCTGTTTATTCCCGGCGCCGGCGGGGCCGAAAGCCTGAACGTGGCCGTGTCGGCTGCCATTCTGCTCGACAACTTTCACCGGGCAATGTAA
- a CDS encoding phosphatase PAP2 family protein produces the protein MINQLQALDRWLLLAANNHHSNALDAWMIFFSERFVWFPAYLVILLVLGYMYRMRAMLLLPLLGLSVALADGISSRFFKPYFARLRPCHDPQLSATLNLASGCGGQFGFMSSHAANAFALVVFLCLALPRRYRLAKVLVFIWAVLVSYSRMYLGAHYPSDVLAGSVLGSLAAWGCFRLYQWGAARWWPAPVFPS, from the coding sequence TTGATCAACCAACTGCAAGCCCTGGACCGCTGGCTCTTGCTGGCGGCCAATAACCATCATTCCAACGCGCTGGACGCCTGGATGATTTTCTTTTCAGAACGCTTCGTGTGGTTTCCGGCCTACCTGGTGATTCTGCTCGTGCTGGGTTACATGTACCGAATGCGGGCTATGCTACTGCTGCCCCTGCTGGGCCTAAGCGTGGCGTTAGCCGACGGTATTTCGAGCCGCTTCTTCAAACCTTACTTCGCCCGTCTGCGCCCCTGTCACGACCCGCAGCTTTCGGCTACGCTCAACCTGGCCAGTGGCTGCGGCGGGCAGTTTGGCTTTATGTCGTCGCACGCCGCCAACGCCTTTGCCCTGGTTGTTTTTCTGTGTTTAGCTTTGCCCCGGCGCTACCGGCTGGCCAAAGTGCTGGTATTCATCTGGGCCGTGCTGGTGTCGTACAGCCGCATGTACCTGGGGGCCCACTACCCTTCCGACGTGCTGGCCGGCTCCGTGCTGGGCAGCTTGGCCGCCTGGGGCTGCTTCCGGCTGTATCAGTGGGGGGCGGCCCGATGGTGGCCCGCCCCTGTCTTTCCTTCCTAG
- a CDS encoding sugar transferase: protein MTRTFQKLKLIAADFLAALLAWMCFFLLRKYLLSEINAGYRFTGGELFTLTGSALMIAAFWTVLYTLIGEYRDIFRKSRLSEIIRLGRISVLGALVIFFALLLDDQGVSSYRLYYKTITAYFLLHFFITAVLRTWAITSVQHLVREGVISFNTLLVGSNLLARETYHELARTGKHLGLKLVGFAPVGDTVDPGLAAELPARGSYTRLPALIRALKIEQIIIAIEPSEHRMIQEILSLLEGTPARVSILPDLYQMLLGSVKVNHLFGTPLIEIKHDLLPPWQEFTKRGLDIVGSALFLLLAWPVYAFTAVMVRLSSPGPIFYAQERIGINAQPFRIYKFRSMYVDAEKMGPALSSDRDPRITPWGRFMRKVRLDELPQFWNVLKGDMSLVGPRPERRFYIDQIVKVAPHYRHLHRVRPGITSLGQVKYGYAETVDQMVERLKFDILYIENMSLAMDFRVMLYTLKIIVEGRGK from the coding sequence TTGACTCGCACCTTTCAAAAGCTGAAGCTCATTGCTGCCGACTTTCTGGCAGCCCTGCTGGCGTGGATGTGTTTTTTTCTGCTGCGCAAGTATCTGCTCAGTGAAATCAATGCCGGCTACCGCTTCACCGGTGGGGAGCTGTTTACGCTCACGGGCTCGGCCCTGATGATTGCCGCCTTCTGGACGGTGCTCTACACACTCATCGGTGAATACCGCGACATCTTCCGCAAGTCGCGCCTATCGGAGATTATTCGCCTGGGCCGCATTTCGGTCCTGGGCGCGCTGGTTATCTTCTTCGCCCTGCTGCTCGACGACCAGGGGGTGAGTTCTTACCGGCTTTATTACAAGACGATTACAGCCTATTTCCTGCTGCACTTCTTTATCACGGCGGTGCTGCGGACCTGGGCCATTACCAGCGTGCAGCATCTGGTGCGCGAGGGCGTCATTTCGTTTAATACCCTGCTGGTAGGCTCCAACCTGCTGGCCCGCGAAACCTACCACGAACTAGCCCGCACCGGCAAGCATCTGGGGTTGAAACTGGTTGGCTTTGCACCCGTCGGCGACACCGTGGACCCCGGCCTGGCGGCCGAGCTGCCCGCCCGCGGCTCCTACACCCGCCTGCCGGCCCTAATTCGGGCTCTTAAAATCGAGCAGATCATCATTGCTATTGAGCCCAGTGAGCACCGCATGATTCAGGAGATTCTGTCCTTGCTGGAAGGCACGCCGGCCCGGGTCAGCATTCTGCCCGACTTATACCAGATGCTTTTGGGTTCGGTGAAGGTAAACCACTTGTTTGGCACGCCCCTCATCGAAATCAAGCACGACTTGCTGCCGCCGTGGCAGGAATTTACCAAGCGCGGCCTGGACATCGTGGGCTCGGCCTTGTTTCTGCTGCTGGCCTGGCCGGTGTATGCCTTCACGGCCGTCATGGTGCGGCTCTCGTCGCCGGGGCCAATTTTCTACGCCCAGGAGCGTATTGGGATCAACGCCCAGCCCTTCCGCATCTACAAATTCCGCTCGATGTACGTGGACGCCGAGAAGATGGGCCCCGCGCTGTCGTCGGACCGCGACCCGCGCATCACGCCCTGGGGCCGCTTTATGCGCAAAGTTCGCCTTGACGAGCTGCCCCAGTTCTGGAACGTGCTTAAGGGCGACATGAGCCTGGTCGGCCCCCGGCCCGAGCGCCGCTTCTACATCGACCAAATCGTGAAAGTAGCGCCCCACTACCGCCACCTGCACCGCGTGCGGCCCGGAATTACTAGTCTGGGGCAGGTGAAATACGGCTACGCCGAAACCGTGGACCAGATGGTCGAGCGCCTCAAGTTCGACATCCTCTACATCGAAAACATGAGCCTGGCCATGGACTTCCGCGTGATGCTTTACACGCTCAAGATCATCGTGGAAGGTCGCGGGAAGTAG
- the hemF gene encoding oxygen-dependent coproporphyrinogen oxidase, with protein sequence MLSASSSLAPVASTFRDTVATWLRDFQLRLCQQLEAADGQATFQSDEWQHGSGGGGLSRVIQGGAVLEKGGVNFSAVWGEMSEQAARVLLMPNPNYFATGVSVVQHPRSPMVPIAHMNVRYFEAGNGEAWFGGGIDLTPIYVDEQQARWFHEQLRQVCDAHNPAYYARFKPWADEYFYLPHRQETRGVGGIFFDRLTVGKDGTREELFAFIQAVGNVFGPTYTELLRQNRDLPFGERQVQWHMLRRARYAEFNLAFDRGTRFGLETGGRTESILMSLPPRCEWHYDQRPEPGSAEAATQQWLRKGVEWLAENPSTL encoded by the coding sequence ATGCTGTCCGCTTCTTCTTCTCTCGCGCCCGTTGCGTCCACCTTCCGCGACACCGTAGCCACCTGGCTGCGCGACTTCCAGCTCCGTCTCTGCCAGCAGCTCGAAGCCGCCGACGGCCAAGCCACGTTTCAGTCCGACGAGTGGCAGCACGGCAGCGGCGGAGGCGGCCTCTCCCGCGTGATTCAGGGTGGGGCGGTGCTGGAAAAAGGCGGGGTCAACTTCTCGGCCGTGTGGGGCGAAATGAGCGAGCAGGCGGCCCGGGTGCTGCTCATGCCCAACCCCAACTACTTCGCCACCGGCGTTTCGGTGGTGCAGCACCCGCGCAGCCCCATGGTGCCCATTGCCCACATGAACGTGCGCTATTTCGAGGCCGGCAATGGCGAGGCCTGGTTTGGCGGCGGCATCGATTTAACCCCCATTTACGTGGATGAGCAGCAGGCCCGCTGGTTTCACGAGCAGCTCCGGCAGGTCTGTGACGCGCATAACCCGGCCTATTATGCCCGCTTCAAGCCCTGGGCCGACGAGTACTTTTACCTGCCTCACCGCCAGGAAACCCGGGGCGTGGGTGGCATCTTCTTCGACCGGCTTACCGTGGGCAAAGACGGCACCCGCGAGGAGCTGTTTGCCTTTATCCAGGCCGTGGGCAACGTGTTTGGCCCCACCTACACCGAGCTGCTGCGGCAGAACCGCGACCTGCCTTTCGGGGAGCGGCAGGTGCAGTGGCACATGCTGCGCCGGGCCCGCTACGCCGAGTTTAACCTGGCCTTCGACCGGGGCACGCGCTTTGGCCTCGAGACCGGGGGCCGCACTGAAAGTATCCTGATGAGCCTGCCTCCGCGCTGCGAATGGCACTACGACCAGCGCCCCGAGCCCGGCTCGGCCGAAGCCGCCACTCAGCAGTGGCTGCGTAAGGGCGTGGAGTGGCTCGCCGAAAACCCCAGCACGCTTTGA
- a CDS encoding riboflavin synthase has protein sequence MFTGIVETLGTITDVKTEGSNRHFTVAAPFAHELQIDQSVAHDGVCLTVVAVDAAAGTHVVTAIDETLQKTNLGSWAPGRQVNLERCLAANGRFDGHIVQGHVDLTAVCESVTDQNGSWLYRFRHEPGPSRVTVEKGSICINGTSLTCFDSTDDSFAVAIIPYTYEHTTFQHLRPGDLVNLEFDIVGKYVAKLLGR, from the coding sequence ATGTTCACTGGAATTGTAGAAACCCTGGGCACTATTACCGACGTGAAAACGGAGGGCTCCAACCGGCACTTCACCGTGGCCGCGCCCTTTGCCCACGAGCTGCAGATTGACCAGAGTGTGGCCCACGACGGCGTGTGCCTGACGGTAGTGGCCGTGGATGCTGCCGCTGGTACCCACGTCGTAACGGCCATCGACGAAACCCTGCAGAAAACCAACCTGGGCTCCTGGGCTCCGGGCCGGCAGGTTAATCTGGAGCGCTGCCTGGCGGCTAACGGCCGCTTCGACGGCCACATCGTGCAGGGCCACGTCGATTTAACGGCCGTGTGCGAGAGTGTAACCGACCAGAACGGCAGCTGGCTCTACCGCTTCCGTCATGAGCCTGGCCCGAGCCGCGTGACGGTGGAAAAAGGCTCGATCTGCATTAACGGCACCAGCCTGACCTGCTTCGACTCGACCGACGACAGTTTTGCCGTGGCCATCATTCCCTACACCTACGAGCACACCACCTTCCAGCACCTGCGCCCCGGCGACCTGGTGAACCTGGAGTTCGACATCGTGGGCAAGTACGTGGCCAAGCTCCTGGGCCGGTAG
- a CDS encoding alpha-ketoacid dehydrogenase subunit alpha/beta codes for MPNSTAPTLETDFTTQLNATQPDRATLLRVYSLMRTGDELARLYEENKAVTAKYVHATARGHEAIQLAAACFLGPQDYVTPYYRDDAMLLGLGLEPYELMLQLMAKRDDPFSGGRTYYSHPSLRRAGFPTIPHNSSATGMQAIPATGMAHGIKYLESQGLNPVMPDPRDWYESGKSGPGLYSLLPAEAQQGGPVVVCSIGDGAMTEGEVSEALQMAVLHQLPIIYLVQDNDWGISATGREMRAMDAYEFAAGFKGLQRLRVNGADFPDSYAGLATAFDYVRRTRGPILVHAKCPLLGHHTSGVRREWYRGDNLAEHTTNDPLPRLHQQLLDLGIAEAELEELGQQARTLVQTDYQRALAAPNPEPATFADHEFAEPTVTQEIGERSPAGADKALMVDAALHTVDDILREFPEALFYGQDVGGELGGVFREAALLAKKYGDTRVFNTPIQEAYIVGSTAGMSAVGAKAIVEIQFADYIWPSLNQLVEELSKSCYLSNGKFPVQSLIRVPIGAYGGGGPYHSGSVESTLLTIRGIKVVYPSNAADMKGLLRAAFLDPNPVVMLEHKGLYWSKVPGTEEAKTVEPATGYAIPLGKAAIAQEADAEKLRQGDTCVVITYGMGVHWAKTASKQFAGQVEILDLRTLNPLDFDAVQAAVRRHGKALVLTEEPLMNSFAESLAGRIQRTCFQQLDAPVFTLGAANLPAIALNVELERQMLPSAEKVAAALAELLEY; via the coding sequence ATGCCGAATTCAACTGCTCCCACCCTGGAAACCGACTTCACCACTCAGCTCAACGCCACTCAGCCCGACCGGGCCACCCTGCTGCGCGTGTATTCTTTGATGCGCACGGGGGATGAGCTGGCCCGCCTCTACGAAGAAAACAAGGCCGTAACGGCCAAGTACGTACACGCCACGGCCCGGGGCCACGAGGCCATTCAGCTGGCCGCCGCCTGCTTTCTGGGCCCCCAGGACTACGTGACGCCCTACTACCGCGACGACGCCATGCTGCTGGGCCTGGGCCTGGAGCCCTACGAGCTGATGCTGCAGCTCATGGCCAAGCGCGACGACCCGTTTTCGGGCGGCCGCACATATTATTCGCACCCCTCGCTACGCCGGGCCGGTTTCCCGACTATTCCGCACAACAGCTCGGCCACGGGCATGCAGGCTATTCCGGCTACGGGCATGGCCCACGGCATCAAATACCTGGAAAGCCAGGGCCTGAATCCGGTGATGCCCGACCCGCGCGACTGGTATGAAAGCGGCAAAAGCGGCCCCGGCCTGTATAGCCTGCTGCCTGCCGAGGCCCAGCAGGGTGGCCCGGTCGTGGTCTGCTCCATCGGCGACGGGGCCATGACGGAGGGCGAAGTGTCCGAGGCCCTGCAAATGGCCGTGCTGCATCAGTTGCCCATTATTTATTTGGTGCAAGACAACGACTGGGGCATTTCGGCCACCGGCCGGGAGATGCGCGCCATGGATGCCTACGAGTTTGCTGCCGGCTTTAAGGGCTTGCAGCGCCTGCGCGTGAACGGGGCCGACTTCCCCGATTCCTACGCCGGCCTGGCCACGGCTTTCGACTACGTGCGCCGCACCCGCGGCCCGATTCTGGTGCACGCCAAGTGCCCACTGCTGGGGCACCATACCAGCGGCGTGCGGCGCGAGTGGTACCGCGGCGACAATCTGGCTGAGCACACTACCAACGACCCGCTGCCCCGCCTGCACCAGCAGCTGCTCGACCTGGGCATTGCTGAAGCCGAGCTAGAGGAGCTGGGTCAGCAGGCCCGCACGCTGGTACAAACCGACTACCAGCGCGCCCTGGCCGCCCCTAACCCCGAGCCCGCCACCTTCGCCGACCACGAGTTTGCCGAGCCCACCGTGACTCAGGAAATCGGGGAACGGAGCCCCGCCGGCGCCGACAAAGCCCTGATGGTGGACGCGGCCCTGCACACCGTGGACGATATTCTGCGCGAGTTTCCCGAGGCCTTGTTCTACGGGCAGGACGTGGGTGGGGAGCTGGGCGGCGTGTTCCGCGAAGCGGCCCTGCTGGCCAAAAAGTACGGCGACACCCGCGTGTTCAACACCCCGATTCAGGAGGCCTACATCGTGGGTTCCACGGCGGGAATGAGTGCCGTGGGTGCCAAGGCCATTGTCGAAATTCAGTTTGCCGACTACATCTGGCCCAGCCTCAACCAGCTCGTGGAAGAGCTCAGCAAGTCGTGCTACCTCTCCAATGGCAAGTTTCCGGTGCAGAGCCTGATTCGGGTGCCCATCGGGGCCTACGGCGGGGGCGGACCTTATCACTCGGGCTCCGTTGAAAGCACCCTGCTCACGATTCGCGGCATCAAGGTGGTGTACCCCAGCAACGCGGCCGACATGAAGGGCCTGCTGCGCGCCGCCTTCCTCGACCCTAACCCGGTGGTAATGCTAGAGCACAAAGGCCTGTACTGGAGCAAAGTACCCGGCACCGAGGAGGCCAAAACCGTGGAGCCGGCCACCGGCTACGCTATTCCGCTGGGTAAAGCTGCCATTGCCCAGGAGGCTGATGCGGAAAAGCTGCGGCAGGGCGACACCTGCGTGGTCATCACCTACGGCATGGGCGTGCATTGGGCCAAAACCGCCAGCAAGCAGTTTGCCGGCCAGGTCGAAATCCTGGATTTGCGCACCCTCAACCCGCTCGATTTCGACGCCGTGCAGGCTGCTGTGCGCCGCCACGGCAAAGCTCTGGTCCTGACCGAGGAGCCGCTGATGAACTCCTTTGCCGAGTCCCTGGCCGGCCGGATTCAACGTACCTGCTTCCAGCAGCTCGACGCACCGGTCTTCACCCTGGGTGCCGCCAACCTGCCCGCCATTGCCCTCAACGTGGAGCTGGAGCGCCAGATGCTGCCCAGCGCCGAAAAAGTAGCCGCCGCCCTAGCCGAGCTGCTGGAATACTAA
- a CDS encoding flavodoxin family protein: MTDANRRFLFLPGSTRRQGNSEQLARIAAQYVPAGAEQHWLNLLDYPLPDFVDLRHDGVYPAPEGNAQVLVDATLQATDLVLVMPLYWYTMPVPTKQYLDYWSAWMRVPDLDFRVRMAGKNFWAVVVSSGERAEAQPLADTLQLSANYMRMPWGGLLFGNGSRPGDILQDKTALTAAETFFLSEPQL; the protein is encoded by the coding sequence ATGACCGATGCCAACCGCCGGTTTCTGTTTCTGCCCGGCAGCACCCGCCGCCAGGGCAACAGTGAGCAGCTGGCCCGTATAGCCGCCCAATACGTACCGGCCGGCGCCGAACAGCACTGGCTGAATCTGCTCGACTATCCCCTGCCCGATTTCGTGGACTTGCGCCACGATGGAGTCTACCCTGCCCCGGAAGGCAATGCCCAAGTGCTGGTCGATGCCACTTTGCAGGCCACCGACTTAGTGCTGGTCATGCCCCTGTACTGGTACACCATGCCGGTGCCGACCAAGCAATACCTCGACTACTGGAGTGCCTGGATGCGGGTTCCCGACCTTGATTTCAGGGTGCGGATGGCGGGTAAGAACTTCTGGGCCGTGGTGGTCAGCAGCGGCGAGCGGGCGGAAGCCCAACCCCTGGCCGATACGCTCCAGCTAAGCGCAAACTACATGCGCATGCCCTGGGGCGGCCTGCTCTTCGGCAATGGCTCCCGCCCCGGTGACATCCTGCAAGACAAAACGGCCCTAACGGCAGCCGAAACGTTCTTTCTGAGCGAGCCTCAATTGTAA